The Macaca nemestrina isolate mMacNem1 chromosome 1, mMacNem.hap1, whole genome shotgun sequence genome contains the following window.
CTAGTCAcacaaagataagaaaatattaatttctacTTCTGCAAATTTATTCCCTTTtaagcatgaaaacaacattctcCCTTTTTTCCACCCACAAACTCTGGCATTCtacattattaaaaaaacaaaaacaaaaacaaaaagtaaaaaacagcTTGCAGATCAGTTTGCTCAatccttttttattataaaattaagaaaagtcTTTTTAGGGCCTTAATGCTTATGAATAAGCTTAAGAATTCTAATAagaaaatactctttaaaaattcaaacacttGGCAtacctctagaaaaaaaattacatgtagaGAAGTTAGCTTTTTAGAAGATATCAAAAGTGActgattttaaaggaaaacaatatacattttaaaagtgactAAGCgaggttgtcttttttttaagtctgtCAAAGATTAATCAGGTATTCAGCCATTCACCATTCAAACAATTTTTGAGTGCCAAGTACATGCCAGGTATGGGTATATAGGTTATAGGTATAATGACTGAAAGTAAAGAAAGGTGACTAAGTTACCAAatgaaacataaaatgaaaatagcagaTAAGTTTGAAACAAGTGTTGAAAAGTGAGTAGGTCTTTCGGCCCTGAGATCGTGAGAAACACAAAGTTCATCAACatcaaaatgcaaaagaaaaaatagctctACTCTTCACTCTTCAACagtgaaattttaaattcttcattctccactgaacaattaaaaaataatgtaacaatAAGATGACTCAAAGTAAAGGAGTTAAAATTAAACCATTAAAATCATACACTTAAGAACCAAATACCAGTTTCCTAAGCCAAGATTTGTAAATGCTGGCTAgataagtagaagaaaaaaactagcaaacagaTTAGTAATATCAAGAAATACATGAAGATCTGTACCTGATTTGTCCTGTAGTTCATCTAGTCTCTCCCCTCTCTCAATTAcctttgtaatattttcttgCATGACATCAATAACTTCATCCACTTGATTCTGAACACTagtttaaaaaagttaaacaattaTTTATCCTTCTTTTGAGAATATTTACAATTTCTGAAATTTCATTAGACATAATAAAGAATAGCAAATTCTCGGAGAATTATTCaactattaaatttaaatttaggaCTTTATAgcaatgttcttccatttgtgggCTTCAGTATTCAGATAATGAAAGACAATTTGATATAaattaaagtaatatttaaagATAGCTTACTTTTAGCCCTGCTTCTGACTTGCAACCCATAAGCAAGTTAAATGTACTGTCAGCATGCTCATTAAGTGCAGAATTTCAACCACTTCACTAAAAATAATCaggttttcttttcaacaggCTATTGAGGCAGCACAGACACCGCTGCACCCTACTTTTGCTATATATTTCATACACGAAGGCTAACAAAGGAGGTATGTTAACATACTTTTTAACATACCTTTTGCTCAGGTACGGTAAAGGCTTATGAAACATTCCTAGTTTCCAGAATGGAAATGTAGGGCATATTCTAAGAGATACTGATGCTCAATGGGTAGAATTCTTCACTGCTCATCAGATTTTTCTTAAACAGGGTATAAGATAACTGGGGACACCTGGGAATATTTTGAAGAACCCACCaggaagcaaaaaggaaaaaaattgttttctgtttttcgaTTGTTTGTTCATCCTTTATATTAGATGATGGGGGTCTGTTTTAACCAAATTTCAGGCTGTTTAGTAAAGACTTAACCTAAACTTAAAATTGTAATAACTGTCCTCAGCTATCCACTCTCATTCAGGAGTTAACTCCAGAGTACACAAACATGGACATGTTTAATCAAGTGTCTTATTCTCCTCTGTGGCTCTAACCACAAGACAAAAAGTTATCTTAAATTACTTTATGAAATAAGTCAcaacaatgaaatatttaaaaggagaaataaagcaaATCCATGGTCCTCACAACTAAACACTGTTTAAAGTGCACTGGATTACTTACTGCAGACATGTGCTGcataacattttggtcaatgataaAGCACAtttacaacagtggtcccataagttATAATACCATATGTTTACTGCATGTTTTCTACGTTTAGATAAGTTTAGACACAcagatacttaccattgtgttataattacCTGCAGTATTGAGTGCAGTCACACGCTGTATGGCTTTGTAGCCTAGGAGCTACAGGCCAtaccatataacctaggtgtgtagtagactaCACTctgtaggtttgtgtaagtactctatgatgttcacacaatgaaacTGCCTAATGATGCATGTCTCCAAACGTAGCCTGTCATTAAGGGTACATGACGGTTATAAacattaaatgtataaatatttaaataaatgaagatacgCAATTGTGTTTCTAGTTGTAAAAGGAAGAAGTGCGTAGGGGGCTTTAACAATTTTTTACAATACATAGATATGGTCTCCGCCCTCTACCCCACACAAGTCCCCAAACTAATGTAGTAAGTGAGGAGTGAGGCACGGTcatgtttaattttgaaagaGTTCTATCCTTCCCGATCACTGAgctagttctttaaaaaatttgctataaaaacaaaatgaaggccCATGTAGACATAGGTGGATTCAGAAGTACTCTCAGATTCAAGTAGCAATTACTAAGCTTGATGACAGTAACCTCCATCCCAGGTTAAAAGCATTATGTACACCCACTGATTACCCACACATAAACTTCAAGATTTTTCATAGCATCCCAGAGTTCTGTGCTTCCCACACATTATTCCATTGGAGGATATAAGACTGAAGCTCAACTAAGTTGGGCATGCAGAGTTCTCTTCTGTCCAAACAGATCTGAAAGAACCCCTAAGTCTCTAAGACATCTTGTTGCAACTCCCAATCCCCTAAGTAGAGAGTTGAAGGTGTTCATCCTATTTAAGAACAATGGCACAAATACACAACTAAttaatttcttcaacaaataatgaGAACCTACTACGTACTGTTTTAGGTACTGAGGAAATAACattgaacaaaatagacaagtaATCCCAGCCCTTACGGAACATATGTTCGAACGTACATTGAATGCACTGTATTAACCTTATAGCTGTGAAACAGCATGCTCTACCCCATTACTCTATCTTATTTATAGCATGTAAGCAAATATAAAGTGATAGTAATTGtacctatttacttatttacatgCTTATTTTCTGCCTCTCCCCACCAGAAGGTAAGCTCAATGAATGCAGTGACCTTGCCTATTTTGTTCACTTTTGTAAGTCCAGTACCTATAGTCATGCATGGGGCACAGTggccattcaacaagtatttgctgaataaatgaacaatttGAGTATAAATCCTATAAAGCATATCCAGCTACTTGAGGAGGAGATATAAAGCAGTGAGTGTAGAGACCTCCATTTAACTACAAACAAAAGTAAAGCTACTGTTCATCAAGGATCAATTTTGAAattcccagctagttttttttgtcaTATGCAAATGATGATAATTACTGGCTTAAAGTAGGGTGCTATGGCAGGACAGGAATGGACAAAATGTACTAAGGCTCCTACACACGATCAGATTATAGCTATTATggatattaatatacatatactatatacacTTTTAGACGAGATTGGGtacgttcagggtggtatggccgtagacatatatagttttaaaatgaaaacaaaaagctaaTAAAATAGTTATGGTCCCAGAATCTCTTTAAAGGCCAGGCctggtgattcacgcctgtaatctcaacacttccGCAAGGCGGATGGATCcactgagcctgggagtttgagaccagactaggcaacacagtgagcccccgtctttacaaaaagatttaaaaataagctggttatggtggcatgtgcctgtggtcccagccacttgggaggctggggtgggagatttccttgagtccaggaggttgaggtgcagtgaactgtgactgcaccactgcatttcagcctgagcaacagagtgagacctgtctcaaaggaaacaaacaaacaaaaaaaaccccccaacAAAACCCTTTAAGGATAACATTCCATGGATATAGGCAGATTAACTGGGACAGACCCATAAAATTCCAGATTCTTACTACAGTATCATAAACCTACAAGTATTCCCTCAACAACATGGCACACATGTAATAAATCACTATTGATAATGGAAAccccaaatattttaatttttctgctaCATGATTCGTGAGTTATTGCTGCTTTGTCCTTCACACATTACTATCTGCTGGTGTAACACTCTGAATCCAGCTACTGTGTAACCTTCACTCAATGATGAAAAATCTCATGACTGTTTTCTGTGTGTCAGGATATTTCCCCACCCAGAACACAATTTttgtagaataaagaaaatgatctACTTATTTACTTTAATATGGAGATAGTTTGGTTTACAAAGCAAGTGAAAACATACTTCCCCACGATCTTTTACATTTTCACAATAGTTATAGTCCTttgatttctatttgtatttcaCACTGGTCTTGTCCCCATTGTTATACTACAAATGCCTTAAAAACAGAGACTGACCCACTTATCCTTTTATTTCCCAGGTCATGTGAAATGTGGTTGGTACAAGGTAagcatttaacaaacattttcaaatctgagttaaattttttttttttttttttttttaaccagttgtCAAATGATCCTTTATTGAAATACTTTCCTTTGTGCTGAACTGGCTGGGCATTCCACAGCACCACTGTTGATGTCATCTATGATGTCATGAGGGTGGCGGCCATCAACATTACAGCCCACAGACTGGGCAGTCCCCAGGATCTCTTTAATGGTTCCAGAGAGTTCTCTGGCTAAGGATCGGTGCCGCATCTGTCGAGCAATGTTGATGATCTCATCAAAAGTGATATTCCCactgtgtttaatgtttttctgtttctttctgtctcttggtGGTTCCTTGAGGGCTTTGATGAtcagggcagaggcagaaggcaCCACCTCAATCTGGGCCTGTCTGTTCTGAATGGTCAGTTTCACTGTAATCCTCAGGCCCTTCCAGTCACCCGTTGCCTTGGCAATGTCATCACCAACCTTTTTCGGAGACAGACCCAGGGGGCCGATCTTGGGGGCCAGCGCAGAAGTGGCACCGACTTCACCTCCGGTGCACCTCAGGTATACGACTTTGATCTCATTGGGGTCGAACTTCGGCGGCATGGTGGAGGCAGCTGGTGTCGGATGAACCCGGATTCGGGACGACCGAAGAAGGTTGCACCTTCGCCCCCTCCGAGCCGAACGCCGAGAGCTCAAATCTGAGTTAAATatatcattcattcaaaaaacatttattgaaaagttatggctaggtgtggtggctcagggctataatcccagcacttcaggaggctgaggcgggaggatcgcttgagcccaggagtttgagacgccttgccaacatgtcaaaaccctgtctctacaaaaaatacaaaattagctgagcattgtggtatgtgcctgtagtctcagctactcaggaagctgaggtaggaggatcctcctccgggaggtggaggttgcagtgagccaagattgtactattgcactccagcctgggtgacaagactgaGAATGTGTGtctaagaataaaagaaagttaTTATTATGCTATTCATCAAGGTTACCATCATGAAGGTTACGAGCCTGGTATTTAGAAAGATTATATTCCAGTAGGGAAAACTGATATCCATGATTATACTACCATGTGTTAAGGGATATAATGGAAGGAAGCCCACAGTATCTGACATGTAGCCTAGATGAATTCAGCCTGGACCAGAGACGACATCAAGACCCCTGTGCTGAGTTTTGAGGAGTCAAGAGTTACTCAGGGAGAGTAAAAGAGGCAGTGGATGGTGAGAAGGTTCTAGGATAAGGAAATATATGTACGAGGAGGCAATATTTTAAGAACTAGGAGATTAACTTGATGTGAGTGAAGGAATTGGGAAAAGACTAGATAACTCCTAGATTTATAATTTGAGCAATTAAGTGGTAGTAGACGATGGCTatgaactaaaataaaaaattaagaatgcaaaggaaaaggtAATTCGTGAAGGAAGGGTGGAGATTTTTATATCATGGCCAGTCAAAGGCGATTCATATGAGATAATAAAAGACATGAGAGAGAACATAATGAGGAAAAGACATTTTCAATACTGTTTTCCATCCTTTTAAGAGTCTGAGAGCACCTGTGTTTCTGAAATGGATTTATTCTAATTACCGACAGAGAAGCTGTATGGTATAGTGTAGAACCCCTGGGTTCTGTATTCAGACAAACCTGGGTTTGCAGTACAACTTTATCACTTACTACGTATGTGACTTTGGAATTCACCTTGCAAGTCTGTTTTAGCCTCACGTTTTCTCACCTTTAAAATGAAGCTGATAAGCTCTACTTtatttgtgagaattaaatgacataGTGTTTTTCAAATACTTAGCATAGTGCCTAACACATAGCACATACTTGATAAATATCAGTGCTCTTTGGTTAAGAAACAAATTTACGCTCTGCAATACGCACctcttattttataaagaaaacactggccaggtgcagtggctcatgcctgcaatccagcattttgggagactgaagtgggaggctcacttgagcccaggagttcgagatcagtccaggcaacatagggaaaccccgtctctataaaaaattagccaagcatggtggtacctgcctgaagtttccagttactcaggagttgaggtggaaggatcaattgagcccaggatttcaaggctgcagtgagctgtgattgtgccactgcactctagcctgggtgacagagcaaaaccctgtttcaaaaaacagacaaactgaAAAACCCctgaaatcaaatatttattttcatagttaaTATCCCCATCTTCTGGTTTTTTAAGGTACTGCtgacaaaagaaattttaaagttaagCTGTATTTTTTGCAACTACATATGGCTGTTACACCATGGAACATTCCCTGGGATGTGGGGGAGGGAATCTCATAAAAGTTAAGCTGGTCTGACCAAGGCTATAATTAGGAGATTCCCTACCCCTAACACAGAATGTCTACAATTCACTAGAGTGGCATTTATAATGCTACTGTTTAATTTAAAGGCAAAGGAAATTTAATCCTGCTAAAAGTTCCTGCCTgcttatataaatgaaatcttaaCGTCCCTACTCTGGATTGCTGACTCCATTCCCTTGGAGCTGGTATTTCCAGGTGGTCCATCTCCATACTTTATGCTTGAACAaactctctttaaaaacaaagcaaaatttaaaaagcaaaggaaacattTCAAAGAGAAGCATAAATTTTATGTAGAcatgtgaatatttaaaaattttcctcaaAAAGAGTCTTTCCTAAGAAGTGATGTCAAATATTTTTTGTGGGATTAATCTGTTAACAACACTAATAAATGTGGCCAACCAAGTTCAAAGAAAGCAACGATGTTGCTAATCTATGCAGTAGAAAACACTCTGTATTGAAATGTTATAAATTAAGTGGTGATAACAGCTTAAGAAACTGACCAGTGCTAGCAATTTTGTGTACTAAAATAATGCCAGGGATTTGTCCTTGGGTAAATTGTGTGGCAAGTTGTGCTTCTCCATCTTGGGCACACTGGTGAGTCATGTCCTGCTTAGATAAGCATTAATCAAGGTTTAATGCATGCTTGATGAATGACCTTATTCTAATTAGATCCAGCAAGCTTTCAGCTCTAcagtaaaaacacaaatatacttAACAATCCCTTACTAGTCTAAAATTCTGTGATCACCAAAGTTATTGTGATATTAATAGtgtaatacataaatatacatatacaaattcatgtgtgtatgtttggCATTTACTAACATAGACATATATTCTTTAATGCCTACTCTGTACAACTGGTTGTGGTTTGGGGAATCAGCTGGGAAATCATACTCAAAAGACCCCAATCGGCAACACTCCTTACTAGGTTCACTCTTCAGAAGGATATCAGACAGGAAACAGGGCATACTGGCAGGACAAAAAATAGGTGTGTCATTAGCGGAGCCCTCTTCTCCAGTGGCAGCTTAGGTAAAAGGGAACATGTGAGTCGATACAGAAGTCACTCTGGCTCAGTGGGGGAGAATGGCTTAGTCATTACACATTGGCATCCACATATGCCATACAGGCTTGAACTACAGCTAATTTGAGTCTTGGTAGAATGCTTGTGATCTCCCTGGAACATGAGAGAACGAGTGGCTCATGAGGTCTTCTTCCATCCACCTCCCTGTTTCCCTTATGAGACTATCATAAGGCAGTTTCTCATCACCTCCCAGGTTCTGATGAGGTATAAACTTTCTGCAGGCTCTACGTGCAGACTATAAAAACCACAGTTTAGAAATAGCTCCTTTGCAATAGAGTATCCCACAATTTGTACTGCAGCCATTGACCAcccccctcttttttttaagagaagggggtctcactttgttgctcaggctggtctcaaaacttttGGCTTCCAGCAATCCTCCTTTGAAGGAGaattccaaagtgctgtgattacaggcgtgaaacactgcacccagctgtatCATTATTTTTGGTGTGCGGGACAATGACCCTGAGAGCTACTAACTTTAGCTACTCTTCCTTTTACTATATAAGCAATAAATTGCATCTAAAAGTGGCTTGTTACATCTTTAGTCAAATCAGAGACTTGAAACAGTACAGATTCTCTCTTCTACTGGCCTTGAAGAAGCACTATGAAATCTATAGCTGCAGAAAATAAATTCTGACAACTACCTGAGTTGGTCATACCTGGTGATACCCTGATTGCCATCTTGTTAAACCTGAGCAAAAGGCTCACCTAAGAAGtgcctgaattcctgacccaagGAAACTGTGAGGTGATAAATGTGTGTaatgttttaagctgctaaatttatGGCAATTTGTTACCTGGCAATAGAAATCTAATACATCCAGTCTAGTACTTGTAATCATTTGTTGGTTCTTTGGTTCCATATCTCAAAATCCATTAGTTAGAATTAGGCTAAGTATGGAAATATTTCTTCACGCCAACAGCTACCTGAGTAAAGCCCAAGTATCTCACCAATAACCAGATACTCCATTATAGAACCCTTCCCACAATGTGCCATCTATACCTAGACTTAGGGTAGTGACTATTATGCCTCCTTAGGTCTTGAACCTGGGCCATGCAGTTCACCTTCCACAGTTAGTCTTTATAGCTTGGTCAGTTTCCAGAGTCTTCCCTCAAGTGACTCACTGCTCTTTCCATTCCTTCTCCCGTCCTGTCAGGACTCATATCTTTCCAACATTAGACACATTGATTACAGCATATTATCTCCATCTATCACCAAATAATATATACCTCAAAGGTTTTAAACTGCAAATTAATTAGCCATAAAACTTAGTTCAATATATAGGTTACAATAAATAAGAGatatgaaaaaattctggaaGTAGATAAAAACATGCAGTAGATCAACAAATTAAATCTATTATATTACCTTTATTATCATTCTGAAAATAGGAATCAAGCtatggatttaaaaacaaaatagacctTCAGACTATGCTAAATAAATGGATTTGACATAAGGTAATCAAGTCattaaaaaaacccaacaatCCTGCATTTCTTTAGCTAtaattctgagaaaataaaaataatttagattttatAACCCAGCAGTTATATTtagtctataaaataaaatgaattaggttTTTATAAACTAGCAGTTGTATTTAGTCTTATCGGGGTCaacaact
Protein-coding sequences here:
- the LOC105484411 gene encoding large ribosomal subunit protein uL11-like; the protein is MNDIFNSDLSSRRSARRGRRCNLLRSSRIRVHPTPAASTMPPKFDPNEIKVVYLRCTGGEVGATSALAPKIGPLGLSPKKVGDDIAKATGDWKGLRITVKLTIQNRQAQIEVVPSASALIIKALKEPPRDRKKQKNIKHSGNITFDEIINIARQMRHRSLARELSGTIKEILGTAQSVGCNVDGRHPHDIIDDINSGAVECPASSAQRKVFQ